One segment of Rissa tridactyla isolate bRisTri1 chromosome 17, bRisTri1.patW.cur.20221130, whole genome shotgun sequence DNA contains the following:
- the NNMT gene encoding nicotinamide N-methyltransferase, with protein MEAPAVFTGTDVYQRSFNPQEYLREFYRLSNSQGQPNTFLTQNLRVLQKMFSLDGLRGDTLIDVGCGPTIYQLLSACEHFQEIIALDYTDQNRRELEKWLKKEAGAFDWRPVVEYVCELEGDREKWAEKEEKLRKKVKQVLKCDVTKANPTEPVSLPPADCIVSTLCLEAACKDLATFRSALRNVGALVKAGGHLVMVTVLQETYYAFNNQVFSCLRLDKNMVEEAVEGAGFDVRFSEVHPCPPGNAGADCEAVLSLVARKRASISG; from the exons ATGGAGGCTCCGGCCGTCTTCACGGGCACAGACGTCTACCAGCGGAGTTTCAACCCTCAGGAGTACTTGAGGGAATTTTACAGGTTGAGCAACAGCCAGGGGCAGCCGAACACCTTCCTGACGCAAAACCTGAGGGTCCTGCAGAAGATGTTTTCCCTGG ATGGGCTGAGAGGCGATACCCTGATAGACGTCGGCTGCGGCCCCACCATCTACCAGCTTCTGTCCGCTTGCGAGCACTTCCAGGAGATCATCGCCTTGGACTACACGGACCAGAACCGccgggagctggagaagtggctgaAGAAGGAAGCGGGAGCCTTCGACTGGAGGCCGGTGGTGGAATACGTTTGCGAGCTGGAAGGGGACAG GGAGAAGTGGGCTGAGAAAGAGGAGAAGCTGCGAAAGAAGGTGAAGCAGGTTCTGAAGTGCGACGTGACCAAAGCCAACCCCACGGAGCCCGTGTCCCTGCCCCCCGCCGACTGCATCGTCTCCACCCTCTGCTTGGAGGCCGCCTGCAAGGACCTGGCCACCTTCCGCAGCGCCCTGAGAAACGTCGGTGCCCTCGTGAAGGCGGGGGGACACCTGGTGATGGTCACCGTCCTGCAGGAAACCTACTACGCCTTCAACAATCAGGTCTTCTCGTGCCTCCGCCTGGACAAGAACATGGTGGAGGAAGCCGTGGAGGGCGCTGGCTTTGACGTGAGGTTCAGCGAGGTCCACCCGTGCCCTCCCGGCAACGCTGGCGCCGACTGCGAAGCCGTGTTGAGCCTGGTGGCCCGCAAGCGTGCCTCCATCAGCGGGTAG